The Athene noctua chromosome 3, bAthNoc1.hap1.1, whole genome shotgun sequence genome includes a region encoding these proteins:
- the PHF5A gene encoding PHD finger-like domain-containing protein 5A has translation MAKHHPDLIFCRKQAGVAIGRLCEKCDGKCVICDSYVRPCTLVRICDECNYGSYQGRCVICGGPGVSDAYYCKECTIQEKDRDGCPKIVNLGSSKTDLFYERKKYGFKKR, from the exons ATGGCCAAGCACCACCCGGACCTCATCTTCTGCCGCAAGCAGGCGGGCGTGG CAATTGGAAGACTTTGTGAAAAAT GTGATGGCAAGTGCGTGATCTGCGACTCCTATGTGCGGCCCTGCACTCTTGTGCGCATCTGTGATGAGTGTAACTACGGCTCGTATCAAGGGCGCTGTGTGATCTGTGGAGGTCCGGGAGTGTCTGATGCCTACTACTGCAAGGAGTGTACCATCCAGGAAAAAGAC AGAGATGGTTGCCCGAAGATTGTCAACCTGGGCAGTTCCAAGACAGATCTCTTCTATGAAAGGAAAAAGTATGGCTTCAAGAAGAGGTGA